The Thermofilaceae archaeon genome has a segment encoding these proteins:
- a CDS encoding sugar phosphate isomerase/epimerase family protein — protein MKVGLNLWTLIGFGYAQRPDLAEAVRTAKEIGYDGAEVVYDDSLLHPRDISKEERRKIREVGLEIPSVATGVFWKYNLGSPSEAERKAALEFVRLGLELARDLDAKVLLVVPAVARPEVPYEVTYDYAKLSLREAAKIAEELGVTCGVENVWNRFLYSPLEFRRFLDEIDSDYVKAYLDVGNLVAFGYHEHWIKLLRGRIAMVHVKDFDVNVGNIRGFRHVGMGSIDWPKVIKLLKEVGGYDGYLNVECPPEFYPDLEKPKYPEDGIRAAKDNLAALRRILSR, from the coding sequence GTGAAGGTTGGTTTAAACCTCTGGACGTTGATCGGCTTCGGTTACGCCCAGAGACCAGATCTGGCTGAAGCTGTGAGGACGGCGAAGGAGATTGGCTACGATGGGGCTGAAGTGGTATACGATGACAGCCTTCTACACCCTCGGGACATCTCAAAGGAGGAGAGGAGAAAGATTAGGGAGGTGGGTCTCGAGATACCCAGCGTTGCAACTGGGGTCTTTTGGAAGTACAACCTAGGCTCTCCAAGCGAGGCCGAGCGTAAGGCGGCTCTCGAGTTCGTCAGGCTCGGCCTGGAGCTCGCGAGGGATCTGGATGCTAAGGTTCTCCTCGTCGTACCGGCAGTCGCTAGACCCGAGGTGCCCTACGAAGTGACTTACGATTACGCTAAGCTCTCGCTCAGGGAGGCCGCAAAGATCGCGGAAGAGCTGGGAGTCACATGCGGGGTGGAGAACGTATGGAACCGCTTCCTCTACAGCCCACTCGAGTTCAGAAGGTTCTTGGACGAGATCGACTCTGACTACGTGAAGGCCTACCTAGACGTTGGGAACCTCGTTGCCTTCGGCTACCACGAGCACTGGATCAAACTGCTGAGGGGGAGGATAGCCATGGTCCACGTGAAGGACTTTGACGTAAACGTGGGCAACATAAGGGGCTTCCGCCACGTGGGTATGGGCAGCATTGACTGGCCGAAGGTGATAAAACTGCTGAAGGAAGTTGGGGGTTACGACGGCTACCTCAACGTCGAATGCCCACCCGAATTCTACCCAGACCTGGAGAAGCCCAAGTACCCCGAGGATGGCATTCGAGCGGCGAAAGACAACCTAGCTGCTCTGAGAAGGATCCTAAGCAGGTAG
- a CDS encoding purine-nucleoside phosphorylase — translation MLKPSKHVLATRPYHILAKPGDVAERVLAVGDPGRAELIARELLVDAKAVNLHRGYNTYTGFFEGVRVTVATHGIGGPSAAIAVEELKMLGARLIVRLGTCGGLTDKVRVGDAVVALGALYQPGGTPGMYAPNVCYPAVADPEVVLELEKELREEGFNVHRGVVASSDAFHAEEANLEPWRALGAIAVEMECATIFTVARLRGLRTGAALLVIDNLATGEFMEANVEARQRLELRAARGALRSIVKLGA, via the coding sequence ATGCTTAAACCCTCAAAACACGTTTTGGCGACTAGGCCTTACCACATTCTGGCGAAACCGGGGGATGTGGCTGAAAGGGTTCTAGCTGTTGGGGATCCGGGTCGGGCTGAGCTGATTGCCCGGGAGCTGCTGGTTGACGCGAAGGCTGTGAACCTTCACCGGGGTTACAACACGTACACGGGCTTCTTTGAAGGGGTTCGCGTGACTGTGGCAACGCACGGGATCGGTGGCCCTTCAGCCGCGATCGCCGTTGAGGAGCTCAAAATGTTGGGGGCTAGGCTGATCGTGAGGCTCGGCACCTGCGGCGGCCTAACCGATAAGGTGAGGGTTGGCGACGCCGTTGTAGCGCTGGGAGCGCTCTACCAGCCAGGCGGCACTCCCGGCATGTACGCTCCCAACGTCTGCTACCCGGCGGTTGCGGACCCGGAGGTGGTTTTAGAGCTCGAGAAAGAGCTCCGGGAGGAGGGCTTCAACGTGCACAGGGGTGTTGTGGCTTCGAGCGACGCCTTCCATGCAGAAGAGGCGAACCTCGAGCCTTGGAGAGCTCTCGGCGCGATCGCTGTGGAGATGGAGTGCGCGACCATATTCACAGTTGCCAGGTTACGCGGGTTGAGGACTGGAGCAGCACTGCTCGTGATCGATAATCTAGCCACAGGCGAGTTCATGGAGGCAAACGTTGAGGCTCGGCAGAGGCTCGAACTCAGGGCTGCTAGGGGGGCTCTGAGATCCATCGTCAAGTTGGGTGCTTAG
- a CDS encoding Gfo/Idh/MocA family oxidoreductase, whose product MRKLRFAILSFAHIHAWSYARVLKSLEEAELVAIYDDDPERLKRAAEAYGVRDLYSDYQQLLKRSDIDAVIIASENARHAELAVASAEAGKHIIVEKPLATTLEDAERMIKAAEKAGVKLQQAFVMRYHDATVAVKRMLDEGAIGRILAITTTNHGKFPGLWFDDPKLAGGGAVMDHTVHTADLMRWYTRDEVDEVFAVIGKNIRPQLRSEDCALISLKFRSGVLGSIDCSWSRHEGWPIWGDVYLAIYGTEGFIVVDAFRPCINLVIDGKPLVWHYFGPDADYNMIKDFVRAVLEDRPVRASGYDGYKALEVALAAYESHRRGAPVKLPLR is encoded by the coding sequence ATGAGGAAGCTCAGGTTTGCCATCCTCTCCTTCGCTCACATTCACGCCTGGAGCTACGCTAGAGTGCTGAAGAGCCTCGAGGAGGCTGAGCTTGTCGCGATCTACGACGATGATCCGGAGAGGCTAAAGAGGGCGGCCGAGGCCTACGGCGTGAGGGACCTGTACAGCGATTACCAGCAGCTGCTAAAGCGTAGCGATATCGATGCTGTAATCATCGCGTCGGAGAACGCGAGGCACGCTGAGTTGGCTGTAGCAAGCGCGGAAGCTGGCAAGCACATCATAGTTGAGAAGCCGCTGGCAACCACGCTGGAAGATGCCGAGAGGATGATCAAGGCGGCTGAGAAGGCTGGGGTGAAGCTGCAGCAGGCTTTCGTGATGAGGTACCACGATGCAACCGTAGCTGTGAAGAGGATGCTCGACGAGGGCGCTATCGGTAGGATACTGGCCATAACGACGACGAACCACGGGAAGTTCCCCGGCCTTTGGTTCGATGATCCTAAACTGGCTGGCGGAGGAGCAGTGATGGATCACACGGTCCATACGGCGGACCTGATGCGCTGGTACACGAGAGATGAAGTGGACGAAGTCTTCGCAGTGATCGGTAAGAACATCAGGCCGCAGTTAAGGTCGGAGGACTGCGCCTTAATCTCGCTCAAGTTCAGGAGCGGAGTTCTAGGGAGCATTGATTGCAGCTGGTCTAGGCACGAGGGTTGGCCGATCTGGGGCGACGTGTACCTGGCAATCTACGGCACAGAAGGCTTCATCGTCGTGGATGCCTTCAGGCCCTGCATAAACCTCGTGATTGACGGGAAACCGCTCGTCTGGCACTACTTCGGCCCCGATGCTGACTACAACATGATCAAGGACTTCGTTCGCGCGGTGCTGGAGGATCGACCTGTGAGAGCGTCCGGGTACGATGGCTACAAAGCCCTCGAGGTGGCGTTAGCCGCCTACGAGTCCCACCGCAGGGGCGCACCAGTCAAACTCCCCCTCCGCTAA
- a CDS encoding metalloprotease family protein, with product MHLNVSRVLGRVFGLGFLLFVAWASFVSHLFGSLQADWATFLAAILASVVLHELLHAVAALLLGARGISIGVWRRGALPLGLYVSIRSELPLAKWLVVALTPLLFSWVVLLLAQPFEWIRGLLIWLSLVNTVGSAGDLTLAIIAAGTGRHARVRDVGEAIEIVGGEPSRLSWAFLNASATLGYALLCSFLVFQILIAIAMMSGGSIELMGIELVEVVREGNGVTAQTTSSYALISLLSGLVAAAAVAFWSLKVGQSTYTAASRNNT from the coding sequence GTGCACCTGAACGTTTCACGGGTCCTGGGCAGGGTGTTCGGGCTTGGCTTCCTCCTCTTTGTTGCTTGGGCTTCGTTCGTCAGCCACCTCTTCGGCTCGCTACAAGCCGATTGGGCAACGTTTCTCGCAGCTATATTAGCCTCCGTTGTACTGCACGAGCTATTGCACGCAGTCGCCGCTCTCCTCTTAGGGGCTCGCGGAATCTCGATTGGAGTGTGGAGGAGGGGTGCGCTACCCCTAGGGCTTTACGTTAGCATCCGCAGTGAACTACCGCTCGCGAAGTGGCTAGTGGTGGCTCTCACCCCCCTGCTTTTCTCCTGGGTAGTTTTGCTGCTCGCCCAGCCATTCGAATGGATTAGGGGGCTTTTAATCTGGCTAAGCCTAGTGAACACGGTGGGTTCTGCCGGCGACCTAACCCTAGCGATCATTGCTGCGGGTACTGGTCGTCACGCGAGGGTGAGGGATGTGGGCGAGGCCATCGAAATCGTGGGGGGAGAACCTTCTCGCCTCTCGTGGGCGTTCCTCAACGCTTCTGCGACCCTCGGTTACGCCCTGCTGTGCTCTTTTCTCGTTTTTCAGATCCTTATCGCGATAGCGATGATGTCTGGAGGGTCCATCGAGCTGATGGGGATTGAGCTGGTCGAAGTTGTACGGGAGGGAAATGGAGTGACGGCTCAGACGACGAGCAGTTACGCTCTGATCTCACTCCTATCCGGGTTGGTTGCCGCAGCAGCTGTAGCATTTTGGAGCCTGAAGGTGGGGCAATCCACTTATACGGCAGCCTCGCGCAATAACACGTGA
- a CDS encoding GNAT family N-acetyltransferase, with amino-acid sequence MGESVRTYRPGDEDSIAALLRECFDTYRNYGIDGSKWLELAKLNEGFRPEGAYLLEEEGSLVSHIQVVEKRLRTAAGPQSTAGIANVATHPSRRGRGYATRLLEKAMKDYAAKGFPLTALFTGFASGPQRIYRRLGYVDVCVDTYAVAPLSDAKTAARRVPWIEVCEGEERDVEKLARLYEERGDRHTGWPTRTRQEWVEKLVKRTAYHGFFYVERSRGNFLVAREGGEVLGHVATFKAPWEEETLTILEIMSAPGRFDALQALYTAAIERASELGARVVRASIPMVGSYAKIFRNFQRSGGGGVFMTEVLNLRALLSTVKVVGWIDEPLTLKLLYRSQQATVKVGHEGLELVEGGAEAEMELDPTMFNRMLFGFASLSEVLLSSRVSSSVPLRRIREALKAIFKPKPFHIWIIDHW; translated from the coding sequence GTGGGTGAGTCTGTAAGAACGTATAGGCCGGGTGACGAGGACTCCATAGCCGCCCTCTTGCGGGAATGCTTCGATACCTACAGAAACTACGGCATTGACGGGAGCAAGTGGTTGGAGCTGGCGAAGCTTAACGAAGGGTTCAGGCCGGAGGGGGCCTACTTACTTGAAGAGGAGGGATCGCTGGTTTCGCATATCCAGGTGGTGGAGAAACGCTTGCGAACAGCTGCTGGCCCGCAGAGCACGGCAGGGATTGCTAATGTCGCTACGCACCCGAGCCGTAGAGGGCGTGGGTATGCGACGAGGCTCCTCGAGAAGGCGATGAAGGACTATGCGGCTAAAGGCTTTCCGCTGACCGCCCTCTTCACCGGCTTCGCTAGCGGGCCTCAGAGGATCTACAGGCGGCTCGGCTATGTGGACGTCTGTGTGGATACATACGCGGTCGCACCCCTCAGCGACGCGAAGACGGCTGCGAGACGCGTGCCGTGGATTGAAGTATGCGAGGGGGAGGAGAGGGATGTGGAGAAGCTTGCTAGACTGTACGAGGAGAGAGGCGATCGCCACACCGGTTGGCCCACGAGGACGCGTCAAGAGTGGGTGGAAAAGCTCGTCAAGCGCACAGCCTACCACGGCTTCTTCTACGTTGAGAGGAGCCGGGGTAACTTCCTCGTGGCAAGGGAAGGGGGCGAGGTACTGGGTCATGTTGCCACGTTTAAGGCGCCGTGGGAGGAAGAGACACTCACTATCCTTGAGATTATGAGCGCTCCAGGCAGATTTGACGCTCTTCAGGCCCTCTACACCGCAGCTATTGAAAGAGCTTCAGAACTGGGCGCCCGGGTTGTGAGAGCCTCTATACCTATGGTAGGGAGCTACGCGAAGATCTTCCGGAACTTTCAGCGGAGTGGTGGTGGAGGTGTTTTCATGACCGAGGTTCTGAACCTACGCGCGCTACTCTCAACAGTGAAGGTGGTTGGGTGGATCGACGAACCTCTTACGCTGAAGCTCCTCTACAGGAGCCAGCAAGCTACGGTGAAGGTCGGTCACGAGGGGCTTGAGCTTGTCGAGGGGGGTGCTGAAGCGGAAATGGAGCTCGATCCGACGATGTTCAACCGCATGCTCTTCGGCTTCGCTTCCCTCAGCGAAGTTCTCCTAAGCTCTCGAGTCAGCAGTTCGGTACCGCTTAGGAGGATTCGAGAAGCATTAAAAGCTATTTTTAAACCTAAACCATTCCATATATGGATTATCGATCACTGGTGA